From Vicugna pacos chromosome 6, VicPac4, whole genome shotgun sequence, a single genomic window includes:
- the AKAP5 gene encoding A-kinase anchor protein 5, producing METTVSEIQVENKDEKRSAEVSPQKERQEENASMLCFKRRKKAAKAMKPKAGSEAADAARKCSPEAGASDQPQPPGGAWASIKRLVTRRKRSDSLKQQKSFEAEVQPEINAEDADPSKKKAKSRLKIPCIKFSKGEKRKHSKIIEDSDRSIKVQGEAESLDTKTLTQSDDKATKTKSTQDIREDVSQKEGDEVCESNVNNSITSGEKVISVELELDTGHSAIQTGTLILEKDIETIEEKQSVQPQQASPLETPDTECQLPVVSDVPPSPALPDQQSVEGARNDTLESGPNWKDHESRETIIQESEPKDAELSQESDFKENEITAEKPKPEESKRMEPIAIIITDTEISEFDVQKSKNVPKQFLISVENEQVGVFANDSGFEGRTSEQYETLLIETASSLVKNAIQLSIEQLVNEMASDDNTINNLLQ from the coding sequence ATGGAGACCACAGTTTCTGAAATTCAAGTAGAAAACAAGGATGAGAAGAGATCGGCAGAAGTTAGTCCTCAGaaggagaggcaggaagaaaacGCATCAATGCTTTGcttcaagagaagaaagaaagcagCCAAAGCAATGAAGCCCAAAGCTGGCTCTGAAGCTGCTGATGCAGCAAGGAAGTGCTCCCCAGAAGCAGGAGCTTCTGATCAGCCACAGCCCCCAGGGGGGGCCTGGGCCTCAATCAAACGCCTTGTAACACGAAGGAAAAGGTCAGATTCTTTAAAGCAGCAAAAGTCCTTTGAGGCTGAGGTGCAACCTGAAATCAATGCTGAGGATGCTGATCCTtctaagaaaaaggcaaaatccaGACTCAAGATTCCCTGCATAAAATTCTCAAAaggggagaaaaggaagcattCCAAAATTATAGAAGACTCAGACCGCAGCATCAAAGTCCAGGGAGAGGCTGAGAGTTTGGATACAAAAACTCTGACCCAGTCAGATGACAAGGCAACAAAGACCAAGTCGACCCAGGATATAAGGGAAGATGTCTCACAGAAAGAGGGTGATGAGGTCTGTGAATCAAATGTGAACAACAGCATAACTTCTGGAGAGAAAGTGATTTCGGTAGAACTGGAGTTAGATACGGGGCATTCTGCTATTCAAACAGGAACTCTAATCCTTGAAAAAGATATTGAAACGATTGAGGAAAAACAAAGCGTTCAACCTCAGCAAGCAAGCCCACTGGAAACTCCAGATACAGAATGTCAGCTTCCAGTAGTTTCTGATGTTCCTCCCTCACCTGCACTCCCAGATCAACAAAGTGTGGAAGGAGCCAGAAATGATACCCTAGAAAGTGGACCAAACTGGAAAGACCATGAAAGTAGAGAGACTATAATTCAGGAGAGTGAGCCAAAAGATGCTGAATTGAGCCAGGAAtcagattttaaagaaaatgaaatcacagcAGAAAAACCCAAAccagaagaaagcaaaagaatggagccaattgctattattatcacaGACACCGAAATCAGTGAATTTGATGTTCAGAAGTCTAAAAATGTCCCTAAGCAGTTCTTAATTTCAGTTGAAAATGAGCAAGTAGGGGTTTTTGCTAATGATAGTGGTTTTGAGGGTAGAACTTCAGAACAATATGAAACACTCTTAATAGAAACAGCTTCTTCTCTTGTCAAGAATGCTATCCAGTTGTCCATAGAACAGCTGGTTAATGAAATGGCCTCTGATGATAATACAATAAACAATCTTCTACAGTGA